In Musa acuminata AAA Group cultivar baxijiao chromosome BXJ2-10, Cavendish_Baxijiao_AAA, whole genome shotgun sequence, a genomic segment contains:
- the LOC135625104 gene encoding E3 ubiquitin-protein ligase RHA2A-like produces the protein MGLSNHLHDVSGDSIPLLLLAAAAASIAYLRSLLLRLLPLSLSSSPADADADADADPEPSVGSGLAGLVVLADHLASNRSFAFASRSSGGEGRRAECAVCLCGLADGDRVRRLPCRHVFHGECLEGWFHHLNLTCPLCRSELAAPEVRAAADRRIGAELVAWLSHH, from the coding sequence ATGGGGCTCTCCAACCATCTCCACGACGTCTCCGGCGACTccatccctctcctcctcctcgccgcgGCCGCCGCCTCCATCGCCTACCTCCgctccctcctcctccgcctcctccccctctccctctcctcctcccccgctgacgccgacgccgacgccgacgccgacCCCGAGCCGTCCGTCGGATCCGGACTCGCCGGCCTCGTCGTCCTCGCCGACCACCTCGCCTCCAACCGGTCCTTCGCCTTCGCCTCCCGCTCGTCGGGAGGGGAGGGCCGGCGGGCGGAGTGCGCGGTGTGCCTCTGTGGCCTGGCCGACGGGGACCGCGTCCGGCGCCTCCCCTGCCGCCATGTCTTCCACGGTGAGTGCCTCGAAGGCTGGTTCCACCACCTGAACCTCACCTGCCCGCTGTGCCGCTCCGAGCTGGCCGCGCCGGAGGTTCGCGCCGCTGCGGACCGCCGGATCGGGGCCGAGCTCGTCGCCTGGCTCTCCCACCACTGA